From Flavobacterium arcticum, the proteins below share one genomic window:
- a CDS encoding DMT family transporter: MIYLILSIICSVTVGVLFKTVRRYSASVMQIVMWNYVFALLLCYFVFNPAPLSIDDDAPWTIYITLSILLPTIFLFLAASIRHMGIVKTDAAQRLSLIIPILAAYFIFREGFNVLKIIGLIIAFPAILLILNKSDKQGNKKWIFPAVVLIGFGIVDILFKQIALYTKVSYTTSLFIIFCGALIISILLVINDVMTCKTKVLTKNILFGALIGLFNFGNILFYLKAHRVFAENPSTVFASMNIGVIVLGSFAGVFLFKEKISILNYAGIFLALAAILFITLSQVY, encoded by the coding sequence ATGATATACCTGATTTTAAGCATTATATGTAGCGTAACTGTAGGAGTTCTTTTCAAAACTGTGAGAAGATACTCTGCATCAGTAATGCAGATTGTTATGTGGAATTATGTATTTGCATTATTACTTTGCTATTTTGTTTTTAACCCTGCACCTCTTTCTATAGATGATGATGCCCCCTGGACCATCTATATTACTTTATCTATACTACTACCTACTATATTTTTGTTTTTGGCAGCCTCTATAAGGCATATGGGCATTGTAAAAACCGATGCTGCTCAGCGACTTTCGCTCATTATACCCATATTAGCTGCATACTTTATATTTAGAGAAGGTTTTAATGTTTTAAAAATAATAGGACTCATTATAGCTTTTCCCGCTATTCTGCTAATATTAAATAAAAGTGACAAACAAGGTAATAAAAAGTGGATATTTCCTGCCGTTGTACTTATTGGTTTTGGTATAGTAGATATACTATTTAAACAAATAGCACTTTATACAAAAGTATCTTACACTACATCTTTATTCATCATTTTTTGCGGAGCACTTATAATATCTATATTATTGGTTATTAATGATGTAATGACATGCAAAACTAAAGTATTGACTAAAAATATATTATTTGGTGCTTTGATAGGGCTATTCAACTTTGGAAACATACTTTTTTACCTTAAAGCTCATCGTGTATTTGCTGAAAATCCATCAACTGTTTTTGCTAGTATGAACATTGGGGTAATTGTTTTAGGCAGTTTTGCCGGTGTATTTCTTTTTAAAGAAAAGATATCTATTTTAAATTATGCAGGTATATTTTTAGCTCTTGCAGCTATACTATTCATCACGCTATCACAAGTATATTAG
- a CDS encoding trans-sulfuration enzyme family protein, with amino-acid sequence MKEQTQILHSIPVDELTGSISVPIYQTSTFVQEAPGVNKGYDYSRSNNPTRKALEDTIAKLENGTSGYAFASGLAAIDAVVKLLKTGDEIIAVDDIYGGAFRLFTHVYEKFGISINYVDSTNSDNIAKVVTSKTKLIWIESPTNPTLKISDIIAIAAIAKKNDILLCVDNTFASPVSQKPIDLGADIVIHSATKYISGHSDLIAGLVITATQELGDKIKFIQNASGAILGPFDSWLALRGIETLSLRIRQHAENAQKIAEFLIQEKLIKNVYYPGLPSHHNHDIAKKQQKYFGGIVTFDLVIDDKELATAIVTNTKLFKLAESLGGVKSLCCLPCEMTHKSIPAEKRYRSGVTDSLIRLSVGLEDADDLIADIKQAIEIAVKQTAEIIAK; translated from the coding sequence ATGAAAGAACAAACTCAAATTTTGCACAGCATTCCCGTAGATGAATTAACCGGAAGTATCTCAGTGCCCATTTATCAAACATCAACATTTGTGCAAGAAGCACCAGGAGTGAATAAAGGCTACGATTATTCACGCAGTAACAACCCAACTCGTAAAGCTCTTGAAGACACTATAGCAAAACTTGAAAACGGTACTAGCGGTTATGCTTTTGCTAGTGGTCTTGCAGCTATTGATGCTGTAGTTAAACTACTAAAAACAGGTGACGAAATTATTGCAGTAGATGATATTTATGGTGGAGCATTCAGGCTATTTACCCATGTGTATGAAAAATTTGGTATCAGTATTAACTATGTCGATTCTACTAACTCTGATAATATTGCCAAGGTGGTTACATCAAAAACAAAATTGATATGGATAGAATCTCCCACTAACCCTACCCTTAAAATATCTGATATTATTGCCATTGCAGCTATTGCCAAAAAGAATGATATCCTGCTGTGTGTAGATAACACATTTGCATCACCTGTATCTCAAAAACCTATTGACCTAGGTGCTGATATTGTAATACATAGTGCTACAAAATATATTTCAGGGCATAGCGACCTTATAGCGGGGCTTGTAATTACTGCTACTCAAGAGCTAGGCGATAAAATAAAATTTATTCAAAATGCATCTGGTGCTATACTCGGTCCTTTTGATAGTTGGCTTGCCTTGCGAGGTATAGAAACACTTTCACTACGTATTAGACAACACGCTGAAAATGCTCAAAAAATCGCTGAATTTTTAATACAAGAAAAATTAATTAAGAATGTTTACTACCCAGGATTACCCTCTCACCACAACCACGATATCGCTAAAAAACAACAAAAATATTTTGGGGGTATTGTAACGTTCGATCTTGTTATAGACGATAAAGAATTGGCTACGGCAATAGTTACCAATACAAAGTTATTTAAACTAGCTGAGAGTTTAGGCGGTGTAAAAAGCTTGTGTTGCTTACCTTGCGAAATGACACATAAATCTATCCCTGCTGAAAAAAGATACAGATCAGGAGTTACCGATAGTCTTATCCGATTATCCGTAGGGCTTGAGGATGCTGATGATTTGATTGCTGATATCAAACAGGCTATTGAAATAGCCGTAAAACAAACCGCCGAAATAATTGCTAAATAA
- a CDS encoding homoserine dehydrogenase — MSEKKLTIGLFGFGCVGFGLYEVLHKTAGLKANIKKICIKNKDKKREIEAQHFTYDKNDILNDDEINVVVELIDDADAAFEIVSAALKKGKAVVSANKKMIAEHFTELLELQKEYGAPLLYEAAACASMPIIRNLEEYYDNDLLESIEGIVNGSTNYILTKTLEENLSYEEALKQAQEKGFAESNPLLDVGGFDAKYKLLILLAHSFGYIAQPDDIFNIGIDNIGELELRYAKEKGLKIKLVAHAFKEEDGSLSAFVIPKFVSTEDRLYHVDDVFNGIITKTSFADTHFFVGRGAGAYPTASAVLSDISALGYDYKYEYKKIYQKENLVLLDDVLLKVLVRHQKEDTLLLKEQFVSIEEAYTNNDSGYITGNIFLKNIKDLYIDYNSRLSFVLLEVLFNKEKAVLYDLETA, encoded by the coding sequence ATGTCAGAAAAGAAATTAACAATAGGATTATTCGGTTTCGGATGCGTAGGGTTTGGTTTATATGAAGTATTACATAAAACAGCAGGTTTAAAAGCTAATATTAAGAAGATTTGTATAAAAAATAAAGACAAGAAAAGAGAAATAGAAGCACAACACTTTACATATGATAAAAACGACATTTTAAATGATGACGAAATAAATGTAGTAGTTGAATTGATTGACGATGCTGATGCGGCATTCGAAATTGTATCGGCTGCATTAAAAAAAGGTAAAGCAGTAGTATCGGCAAATAAAAAAATGATAGCCGAACACTTTACAGAGTTACTCGAACTACAAAAAGAATACGGTGCTCCGTTACTGTATGAGGCAGCAGCCTGTGCCAGTATGCCCATTATACGTAATTTGGAAGAGTATTATGATAACGACCTTTTGGAGTCGATAGAAGGTATTGTAAACGGCTCTACCAATTATATTCTTACCAAAACGCTGGAAGAAAACTTATCTTATGAAGAAGCTTTGAAACAGGCTCAAGAAAAAGGCTTTGCAGAAAGTAATCCGTTGCTTGATGTAGGCGGATTTGATGCCAAATACAAGCTACTCATTTTATTGGCTCATTCCTTTGGTTATATAGCACAACCAGATGATATTTTTAACATAGGTATTGACAATATTGGAGAACTAGAACTTAGATATGCCAAAGAAAAAGGACTGAAAATAAAGTTGGTTGCACACGCTTTTAAGGAAGAAGACGGAAGCTTATCGGCTTTTGTAATACCAAAGTTTGTAAGTACCGAAGACCGCTTGTATCATGTAGATGATGTATTTAATGGTATTATTACCAAAACTAGTTTTGCTGATACACATTTCTTTGTGGGGCGTGGTGCGGGAGCTTATCCTACAGCGTCGGCAGTACTTTCAGATATTTCGGCTTTGGGGTATGATTATAAATATGAGTACAAAAAAATATACCAAAAAGAGAATCTTGTTTTATTAGATGATGTATTACTAAAAGTATTGGTGCGTCATCAAAAAGAAGATACTCTGTTATTGAAAGAGCAATTTGTTTCTATAGAAGAAGCTTACACTAATAACGACTCAGGGTATATAACAGGAAATATATTTTTAAAAAATATAAAAGATTTATATATAGATTATAACAGTAGATTATCTTTTGTATTACTTGAAGTGTTATTTAATAAAGAAAAAGCTGTATTATACGATTTAGAAACAGCATAA